Proteins encoded by one window of Flavobacterium sp. N502540:
- a CDS encoding endonuclease/exonuclease/phosphatase family protein, which translates to MFFLNIVLTVLTFSIYILPFLAPKSFPLLSVLTLFMPAFFVLNGLFFVYWGIQFKKRLILSGLVLLTGITFISKFYKFSTKEYVKDERDFSVMSYNVRLFNVFKWLDRDDIPSNIKAFIDEKDPDILCIQEYSNSAHLDLKVYPHRYIFIEGNKIKTGQAIFSKFPIIDQGNIIFPNSDNNVIYADIKRGKEVIRVYNMHLQSIKISPDVSDISDNIDHVNQEKSQLIYTRISKGFRQQQEQAEIFKENIKQCKNPIIICGDMNNSPFSYVYRNIKGKLKDAFEEAGEGFGATYKFRYYPARIDYIFTDSKMKVKQFESFSDFENSDHYPIMTRLFIE; encoded by the coding sequence ATGTTCTTTTTGAATATAGTGCTAACTGTACTGACGTTTAGTATTTATATTTTACCATTTCTGGCACCAAAGAGTTTTCCGCTTCTATCGGTTTTAACGCTCTTTATGCCGGCTTTCTTCGTTCTCAATGGTTTGTTCTTCGTCTATTGGGGAATTCAGTTTAAAAAACGTCTTATTTTATCCGGTTTGGTATTGTTAACCGGAATTACTTTTATCAGTAAATTTTATAAATTCTCAACAAAAGAATATGTTAAAGACGAGAGAGATTTCTCGGTAATGAGCTATAACGTGCGTCTTTTTAATGTTTTTAAATGGCTCGATCGCGACGATATTCCTTCCAATATAAAAGCTTTTATAGACGAAAAAGATCCGGATATTCTGTGTATTCAGGAGTATTCCAACTCGGCTCATCTGGACTTGAAAGTGTATCCGCATCGTTACATTTTCATCGAAGGAAATAAAATTAAAACCGGTCAGGCGATCTTTTCAAAATTTCCTATTATTGATCAGGGAAATATCATCTTTCCAAACTCAGATAATAACGTAATCTATGCCGATATTAAAAGAGGCAAAGAGGTTATTCGGGTGTACAACATGCACCTGCAGTCTATAAAAATTTCGCCGGATGTAAGTGATATTTCAGATAATATTGATCATGTTAATCAGGAAAAATCGCAGTTAATTTATACCCGAATCAGTAAAGGATTCAGACAACAGCAGGAACAAGCCGAGATCTTTAAAGAAAATATCAAACAATGCAAAAATCCGATTATTATTTGTGGCGATATGAATAATAGTCCGTTTTCATATGTGTACCGAAATATCAAAGGAAAACTCAAGGATGCCTTTGAAGAAGCTGGAGAAGGATTTGGAGCCACCTATAAGTTTCGTTATTATCCGGCACGTATTGATTATATTTTTACGGACAGTAAAATGAAAGTCAAACAATTTGAGAGTTTTTCGGACTTTGAAAATTCAGATCATTATCCTATTATGACGAGGCTTTTTATTGAGTAG
- a CDS encoding rhomboid family intramembrane serine protease: MNILDDLKLQYRLGGIAMRVIFWNIGCFLISLVLFYNFSTAQFAFPNWLALSSDPAVFMFKPWTFLTYAFFHYGFLHLLFNMMVLNFASQLFLAFFTQKQYLGLYILGAIFSGIVFALSFYFLNISAPIVGASAAIMAILMGVTTYQPLMNVRLLLIGNVKLWHITAVILVLDLMQFRLDNTGGHISHLAGAFFGFLFIKLLQNGTDLSKIVSRTLDFFANLFKKSPSTPFTKVHKNYKKPTEKVTSRIVTKDKTQQQIDEILDKISQSGYDCLTKEEKEFLFKAGK; this comes from the coding sequence ATGAACATTCTGGATGATTTAAAATTACAATATCGATTAGGCGGAATAGCCATGCGTGTTATTTTTTGGAACATTGGTTGTTTCCTGATTTCATTAGTGTTATTCTATAACTTTTCTACAGCTCAGTTTGCTTTTCCGAACTGGCTGGCATTGTCATCAGATCCTGCCGTTTTTATGTTCAAGCCCTGGACGTTTTTGACGTATGCTTTCTTTCATTATGGCTTTCTGCATTTATTGTTTAATATGATGGTGTTGAATTTTGCGAGTCAGTTATTCCTGGCTTTCTTTACCCAAAAACAATATCTCGGACTGTATATTTTGGGAGCCATTTTTTCGGGGATTGTTTTTGCACTGAGTTTTTATTTTTTAAATATTTCAGCGCCTATAGTAGGAGCGTCGGCTGCAATCATGGCAATCCTGATGGGTGTTACCACTTATCAGCCTTTGATGAATGTGCGTTTGCTGCTTATAGGTAATGTAAAGCTTTGGCACATTACAGCTGTGATTCTGGTTCTTGATTTAATGCAGTTTCGTTTAGACAATACCGGAGGACATATCTCGCACTTGGCAGGAGCTTTCTTTGGATTCCTTTTTATCAAGCTGCTTCAGAACGGTACAGATCTTAGTAAAATTGTTTCCAGAACATTAGATTTCTTTGCCAATTTATTTAAAAAATCCCCATCGACCCCATTCACAAAAGTTCATAAAAATTACAAAAAACCTACTGAAAAAGTGACGTCAAGAATTGTTACGAAAGACAAAACGCAACAACAAATAGATGAAATTTTAGACAAAATCAGCCAGTCCGGTTATGATTGTCTGACAAAAGAAGAAAAAGAGTTTTTATTTAAAGCTGGAAAATAA